One window of Caloenas nicobarica isolate bCalNic1 chromosome 7, bCalNic1.hap1, whole genome shotgun sequence genomic DNA carries:
- the POLL gene encoding DNA polymerase lambda isoform X3: MEPRGIVKAFPKRKKVRDDLGKSVPPKISKEEGTEIPEEWLKPVAAYVLQAGIGQARTEIFHKQIVQNGGVVHNQLSSEVTHVIVAEDMDCNRALRLLKLTKLPPGLQLVKASWLSACIRDQKLLSTAGCSVFIPCSRYLEEGELQKEQQRQVLGSEGLQPPAEEGAVNPNTEAQVGDSSQQGLGTLGQQQLAEKVSDEEDSEGEDASVTQGDLEALISGRYPVKSSEETSDSSSTVAQPASKWVCAHSSNSKKENHNQCITDKLEVLAKAYSVQGDKWRTLGYTKAINALKSYHKPVTSFQEACKIPGIGKRMAEKILEILESGHLRKLDHISESVPVLELFSNIWGAGAKTAQMWYQQGFRTLDDIRTKATLTSQQAVGLKHYTDFLERIPREEAAEIEQTVRRAALALQPGLLCVACGSYRRGKPTCGDVDVLVTHPDGQSHRGVFSKLLDSLHRSGFLTDDLVSQEDNGDQKKYLGVCRLPGPAQRHRRLDIIVVPYSEFACALLYFTGSAHFNRSMRALAKTKGMSLSEHALSSAVMRGPGGVKVASGHTVPTPTERDVFIQLGLPYREPSERDW, encoded by the exons ATGGAGCCACGAGGGATTGTCAAAGCCTTTCCCAAGAGGAAGAAAGTGAGGGATGACTTGGGGAAAAGCGTCCCTCCAAAGATCTCAAAAGAGGAAGGAACAGAGATACCTGAGG AGTGGCTGAAGCCTGTCGCTGCGTACGTTTTGCAAGCTGGCATCGGCCAAGCCAGGACAGAGATCTTCCACAAGCAGATTGTCCAGAACGGCGGTGTTGTACACAACCAGCTCTCCTCAGAGGTGACGCACGTCATTGTGGCTGAAGACATGGACTGTAATCGGGCCCTTCGACTCCTTAAATTAACCAAGCTGCCTCCAGGGTTGCAGCTAGTGAAGGCGTCCTGGCTAAGTGCTTGCATCAGAGACCAGAAGCTGCTGAGTACTGCTGGCTGCAGTGTCTTTATCCCTTGCAG CAGGTACCTGGAGGAGGGAGAActgcagaaagagcagcagcgGCAGGTCCTGGGCAGTGAAGGGCTCCAGCCCCCAGCGGAGGAGGGAGCAGTGAATCCAAATACTGAAGCACAGGTGGGGGATTCCTCGCAGCAAGGCCTGGGCACCCttggacagcagcagctggctgag AAAGTCTCTGATGAAGAAGACAGCGAAGGAGAAGATGCTAGTGTCACTCAGGGAGATCTGGAAGCACTGATTTCTGGCCGCTACCCTGTGAAATCGTCAGAGGAGACCAGTGACAGCTCTTCCACAGTGGCACAGCCTGCCAGCAAGTGGGTGTGTGCCCATTCCTCCAACAGCAAGAAGGAGAATCACAACCAGTGCATCACAGACAAGCTGGAAGTGCTGGCAAAGGCCTATTCTGTCCAGGGGGACAAGTGGAGAACTCTGGGCTACACCAAAGCCATCAATGCACTCAAGAGCTACCACAAACCAGTCACCTCCTTCCAG GAAGCCTGTAAAATCCCTGGGATTGGGAAGCGAATGGCAGAGAAGATCCTGGAGATCTTGGAGAGTGGGCATCTGCGCAAGCTGGATCACATCAGCGAGAGCGTGCCTGTGCTGGAGCTGTTTTCCAACATCTGGGGAGCAGGGGCCAAGACGGCTCAGATGTGGTACCAGCAG GGTTTCCGGACGCTGGACGATATCCGCACCAAGGCGACTCTCACCAGCCAGCAAGCTGTGGGGCTGAAGCACTACACTGATTTCCTGGAGCGCATACCTCgggaggaagctgcagagataGAACAGACC GTCAGACGAGCTGCACTGGCCCTGCAGCCTGGGCTCTTGTGTGTGGCATGTGGCTCCTACCGTCGGGGGAAGCCCACCTGTGGAGACGTGGATGTGCTGGTCACTCACCCGGATGGGCAGTCTCACCGTGGGGTGTTCAGCAAGCTGCTTGACAGCCTCCACAGGAGCG GCTTCCTTACAGATGACCTGGTGAGTCAGGAGGACAACGGTGATCAGAAGAAGTACCTGGGGGTGTGCCGCCTCCCTGGGCCAGCCCAGCGTCACCGCCGGCTTGACATCATTGTGGTGCCTTACAGTGAGTTTGCCTGCGCTCTGCTCTACTTCACCGGCTCGGCTCACTTCAACCGCTCCATGCGCGCCCTGGCCAAGACCAAGGGTATGAGCCTCTCAGAGCATGCCCTCAGCTCGGCCGTGATGCGAGGCCCTGGAGGTGTCAAGGTGGCCTCTGGCCATACAGTGCCCACCCCTACAGAGAGAGATGTCTTCAttcagctggggctgccttACCGGGAGCCCTCAGAACGGGACTGGTGA
- the POLL gene encoding DNA polymerase lambda isoform X2, giving the protein MEPRGIVKAFPKRKKVRDDLGKSVPPKISKEEGTEIPEAEWLKPVAAYVLQAGIGQARTEIFHKQIVQNGGVVHNQLSSEVTHVIVAEDMDCNRALRLLKLTKLPPGLQLVKASWLSACIRDQKLLSTAGCSVFIPCRYLEEGELQKEQQRQVLGSEGLQPPAEEGAVNPNTEAQVGDSSQQGLGTLGQQQLAEKVSDEEDSEGEDASVTQGDLEALISGRYPVKSSEETSDSSSTVAQPASKWVCAHSSNSKKENHNQCITDKLEVLAKAYSVQGDKWRTLGYTKAINALKSYHKPVTSFQEACKIPGIGKRMAEKILEILESGHLRKLDHISESVPVLELFSNIWGAGAKTAQMWYQQGFRTLDDIRTKATLTSQQAVGLKHYTDFLERIPREEAAEIEQTVRRAALALQPGLLCVACGSYRRGKPTCGDVDVLVTHPDGQSHRGVFSKLLDSLHRSGFLTDDLVSQEDNGDQKKYLGVCRLPGPAQRHRRLDIIVVPYSEFACALLYFTGSAHFNRSMRALAKTKGMSLSEHALSSAVMRGPGGVKVASGHTVPTPTERDVFIQLGLPYREPSERDW; this is encoded by the exons ATGGAGCCACGAGGGATTGTCAAAGCCTTTCCCAAGAGGAAGAAAGTGAGGGATGACTTGGGGAAAAGCGTCCCTCCAAAGATCTCAAAAGAGGAAGGAACAGAGATACCTGAGG CAGAGTGGCTGAAGCCTGTCGCTGCGTACGTTTTGCAAGCTGGCATCGGCCAAGCCAGGACAGAGATCTTCCACAAGCAGATTGTCCAGAACGGCGGTGTTGTACACAACCAGCTCTCCTCAGAGGTGACGCACGTCATTGTGGCTGAAGACATGGACTGTAATCGGGCCCTTCGACTCCTTAAATTAACCAAGCTGCCTCCAGGGTTGCAGCTAGTGAAGGCGTCCTGGCTAAGTGCTTGCATCAGAGACCAGAAGCTGCTGAGTACTGCTGGCTGCAGTGTCTTTATCCCTTGCAG GTACCTGGAGGAGGGAGAActgcagaaagagcagcagcgGCAGGTCCTGGGCAGTGAAGGGCTCCAGCCCCCAGCGGAGGAGGGAGCAGTGAATCCAAATACTGAAGCACAGGTGGGGGATTCCTCGCAGCAAGGCCTGGGCACCCttggacagcagcagctggctgag AAAGTCTCTGATGAAGAAGACAGCGAAGGAGAAGATGCTAGTGTCACTCAGGGAGATCTGGAAGCACTGATTTCTGGCCGCTACCCTGTGAAATCGTCAGAGGAGACCAGTGACAGCTCTTCCACAGTGGCACAGCCTGCCAGCAAGTGGGTGTGTGCCCATTCCTCCAACAGCAAGAAGGAGAATCACAACCAGTGCATCACAGACAAGCTGGAAGTGCTGGCAAAGGCCTATTCTGTCCAGGGGGACAAGTGGAGAACTCTGGGCTACACCAAAGCCATCAATGCACTCAAGAGCTACCACAAACCAGTCACCTCCTTCCAG GAAGCCTGTAAAATCCCTGGGATTGGGAAGCGAATGGCAGAGAAGATCCTGGAGATCTTGGAGAGTGGGCATCTGCGCAAGCTGGATCACATCAGCGAGAGCGTGCCTGTGCTGGAGCTGTTTTCCAACATCTGGGGAGCAGGGGCCAAGACGGCTCAGATGTGGTACCAGCAG GGTTTCCGGACGCTGGACGATATCCGCACCAAGGCGACTCTCACCAGCCAGCAAGCTGTGGGGCTGAAGCACTACACTGATTTCCTGGAGCGCATACCTCgggaggaagctgcagagataGAACAGACC GTCAGACGAGCTGCACTGGCCCTGCAGCCTGGGCTCTTGTGTGTGGCATGTGGCTCCTACCGTCGGGGGAAGCCCACCTGTGGAGACGTGGATGTGCTGGTCACTCACCCGGATGGGCAGTCTCACCGTGGGGTGTTCAGCAAGCTGCTTGACAGCCTCCACAGGAGCG GCTTCCTTACAGATGACCTGGTGAGTCAGGAGGACAACGGTGATCAGAAGAAGTACCTGGGGGTGTGCCGCCTCCCTGGGCCAGCCCAGCGTCACCGCCGGCTTGACATCATTGTGGTGCCTTACAGTGAGTTTGCCTGCGCTCTGCTCTACTTCACCGGCTCGGCTCACTTCAACCGCTCCATGCGCGCCCTGGCCAAGACCAAGGGTATGAGCCTCTCAGAGCATGCCCTCAGCTCGGCCGTGATGCGAGGCCCTGGAGGTGTCAAGGTGGCCTCTGGCCATACAGTGCCCACCCCTACAGAGAGAGATGTCTTCAttcagctggggctgccttACCGGGAGCCCTCAGAACGGGACTGGTGA
- the POLL gene encoding DNA polymerase lambda isoform X1 encodes MEPRGIVKAFPKRKKVRDDLGKSVPPKISKEEGTEIPEAEWLKPVAAYVLQAGIGQARTEIFHKQIVQNGGVVHNQLSSEVTHVIVAEDMDCNRALRLLKLTKLPPGLQLVKASWLSACIRDQKLLSTAGCSVFIPCSRYLEEGELQKEQQRQVLGSEGLQPPAEEGAVNPNTEAQVGDSSQQGLGTLGQQQLAEKVSDEEDSEGEDASVTQGDLEALISGRYPVKSSEETSDSSSTVAQPASKWVCAHSSNSKKENHNQCITDKLEVLAKAYSVQGDKWRTLGYTKAINALKSYHKPVTSFQEACKIPGIGKRMAEKILEILESGHLRKLDHISESVPVLELFSNIWGAGAKTAQMWYQQGFRTLDDIRTKATLTSQQAVGLKHYTDFLERIPREEAAEIEQTVRRAALALQPGLLCVACGSYRRGKPTCGDVDVLVTHPDGQSHRGVFSKLLDSLHRSGFLTDDLVSQEDNGDQKKYLGVCRLPGPAQRHRRLDIIVVPYSEFACALLYFTGSAHFNRSMRALAKTKGMSLSEHALSSAVMRGPGGVKVASGHTVPTPTERDVFIQLGLPYREPSERDW; translated from the exons ATGGAGCCACGAGGGATTGTCAAAGCCTTTCCCAAGAGGAAGAAAGTGAGGGATGACTTGGGGAAAAGCGTCCCTCCAAAGATCTCAAAAGAGGAAGGAACAGAGATACCTGAGG CAGAGTGGCTGAAGCCTGTCGCTGCGTACGTTTTGCAAGCTGGCATCGGCCAAGCCAGGACAGAGATCTTCCACAAGCAGATTGTCCAGAACGGCGGTGTTGTACACAACCAGCTCTCCTCAGAGGTGACGCACGTCATTGTGGCTGAAGACATGGACTGTAATCGGGCCCTTCGACTCCTTAAATTAACCAAGCTGCCTCCAGGGTTGCAGCTAGTGAAGGCGTCCTGGCTAAGTGCTTGCATCAGAGACCAGAAGCTGCTGAGTACTGCTGGCTGCAGTGTCTTTATCCCTTGCAG CAGGTACCTGGAGGAGGGAGAActgcagaaagagcagcagcgGCAGGTCCTGGGCAGTGAAGGGCTCCAGCCCCCAGCGGAGGAGGGAGCAGTGAATCCAAATACTGAAGCACAGGTGGGGGATTCCTCGCAGCAAGGCCTGGGCACCCttggacagcagcagctggctgag AAAGTCTCTGATGAAGAAGACAGCGAAGGAGAAGATGCTAGTGTCACTCAGGGAGATCTGGAAGCACTGATTTCTGGCCGCTACCCTGTGAAATCGTCAGAGGAGACCAGTGACAGCTCTTCCACAGTGGCACAGCCTGCCAGCAAGTGGGTGTGTGCCCATTCCTCCAACAGCAAGAAGGAGAATCACAACCAGTGCATCACAGACAAGCTGGAAGTGCTGGCAAAGGCCTATTCTGTCCAGGGGGACAAGTGGAGAACTCTGGGCTACACCAAAGCCATCAATGCACTCAAGAGCTACCACAAACCAGTCACCTCCTTCCAG GAAGCCTGTAAAATCCCTGGGATTGGGAAGCGAATGGCAGAGAAGATCCTGGAGATCTTGGAGAGTGGGCATCTGCGCAAGCTGGATCACATCAGCGAGAGCGTGCCTGTGCTGGAGCTGTTTTCCAACATCTGGGGAGCAGGGGCCAAGACGGCTCAGATGTGGTACCAGCAG GGTTTCCGGACGCTGGACGATATCCGCACCAAGGCGACTCTCACCAGCCAGCAAGCTGTGGGGCTGAAGCACTACACTGATTTCCTGGAGCGCATACCTCgggaggaagctgcagagataGAACAGACC GTCAGACGAGCTGCACTGGCCCTGCAGCCTGGGCTCTTGTGTGTGGCATGTGGCTCCTACCGTCGGGGGAAGCCCACCTGTGGAGACGTGGATGTGCTGGTCACTCACCCGGATGGGCAGTCTCACCGTGGGGTGTTCAGCAAGCTGCTTGACAGCCTCCACAGGAGCG GCTTCCTTACAGATGACCTGGTGAGTCAGGAGGACAACGGTGATCAGAAGAAGTACCTGGGGGTGTGCCGCCTCCCTGGGCCAGCCCAGCGTCACCGCCGGCTTGACATCATTGTGGTGCCTTACAGTGAGTTTGCCTGCGCTCTGCTCTACTTCACCGGCTCGGCTCACTTCAACCGCTCCATGCGCGCCCTGGCCAAGACCAAGGGTATGAGCCTCTCAGAGCATGCCCTCAGCTCGGCCGTGATGCGAGGCCCTGGAGGTGTCAAGGTGGCCTCTGGCCATACAGTGCCCACCCCTACAGAGAGAGATGTCTTCAttcagctggggctgccttACCGGGAGCCCTCAGAACGGGACTGGTGA
- the POLL gene encoding DNA polymerase lambda isoform X4 gives MCSGSGLRGLAAGGVCVLEPQKVSDEEDSEGEDASVTQGDLEALISGRYPVKSSEETSDSSSTVAQPASKWVCAHSSNSKKENHNQCITDKLEVLAKAYSVQGDKWRTLGYTKAINALKSYHKPVTSFQEACKIPGIGKRMAEKILEILESGHLRKLDHISESVPVLELFSNIWGAGAKTAQMWYQQGFRTLDDIRTKATLTSQQAVGLKHYTDFLERIPREEAAEIEQTVRRAALALQPGLLCVACGSYRRGKPTCGDVDVLVTHPDGQSHRGVFSKLLDSLHRSGFLTDDLVSQEDNGDQKKYLGVCRLPGPAQRHRRLDIIVVPYSEFACALLYFTGSAHFNRSMRALAKTKGMSLSEHALSSAVMRGPGGVKVASGHTVPTPTERDVFIQLGLPYREPSERDW, from the exons ATGTGCAGTGGATCAG GTCTCAGGGGCTTAGCTGCAGGAGGCGTGTGCGTGCTGGAACCACAG AAAGTCTCTGATGAAGAAGACAGCGAAGGAGAAGATGCTAGTGTCACTCAGGGAGATCTGGAAGCACTGATTTCTGGCCGCTACCCTGTGAAATCGTCAGAGGAGACCAGTGACAGCTCTTCCACAGTGGCACAGCCTGCCAGCAAGTGGGTGTGTGCCCATTCCTCCAACAGCAAGAAGGAGAATCACAACCAGTGCATCACAGACAAGCTGGAAGTGCTGGCAAAGGCCTATTCTGTCCAGGGGGACAAGTGGAGAACTCTGGGCTACACCAAAGCCATCAATGCACTCAAGAGCTACCACAAACCAGTCACCTCCTTCCAG GAAGCCTGTAAAATCCCTGGGATTGGGAAGCGAATGGCAGAGAAGATCCTGGAGATCTTGGAGAGTGGGCATCTGCGCAAGCTGGATCACATCAGCGAGAGCGTGCCTGTGCTGGAGCTGTTTTCCAACATCTGGGGAGCAGGGGCCAAGACGGCTCAGATGTGGTACCAGCAG GGTTTCCGGACGCTGGACGATATCCGCACCAAGGCGACTCTCACCAGCCAGCAAGCTGTGGGGCTGAAGCACTACACTGATTTCCTGGAGCGCATACCTCgggaggaagctgcagagataGAACAGACC GTCAGACGAGCTGCACTGGCCCTGCAGCCTGGGCTCTTGTGTGTGGCATGTGGCTCCTACCGTCGGGGGAAGCCCACCTGTGGAGACGTGGATGTGCTGGTCACTCACCCGGATGGGCAGTCTCACCGTGGGGTGTTCAGCAAGCTGCTTGACAGCCTCCACAGGAGCG GCTTCCTTACAGATGACCTGGTGAGTCAGGAGGACAACGGTGATCAGAAGAAGTACCTGGGGGTGTGCCGCCTCCCTGGGCCAGCCCAGCGTCACCGCCGGCTTGACATCATTGTGGTGCCTTACAGTGAGTTTGCCTGCGCTCTGCTCTACTTCACCGGCTCGGCTCACTTCAACCGCTCCATGCGCGCCCTGGCCAAGACCAAGGGTATGAGCCTCTCAGAGCATGCCCTCAGCTCGGCCGTGATGCGAGGCCCTGGAGGTGTCAAGGTGGCCTCTGGCCATACAGTGCCCACCCCTACAGAGAGAGATGTCTTCAttcagctggggctgccttACCGGGAGCCCTCAGAACGGGACTGGTGA